The following nucleotide sequence is from Thermoanaerobaculia bacterium.
CGAAGAGGTCGCCGGCAAGACGCTCTGGGGAACGGACTGGCCGTCGCCGGGGATCCGCTCCCCGGCCGAGAACGTCGCGGCCTTCCGCGCGCTGCCGTTGTCGGAGGAGGCGAAGAACGCGATCCTCCACGACAACGCCAAGCGGCTGTTCGGCTGAGCGCCCTCGACGGTCCGCTCCTTCGGAGGGACGGCTCCCGCCCCTCCCGCCGGGAGAGGTGAAACTCGCCGATGATCGCCGTCGCGGCACGGCGAAGCTATAATCGCGGCCCTCATGCCGCCGCCCGAACCGCCGCGCGAGATCCGCCGGGTCCTCGTCGTCGGCGCCGGCACGATGGGGCGCGGCATCGCGGCGCTTTGCGCGTCCCGGGGTTTCGAAACCGCGATCCACGATCCGATTCCGGCCGCTCTCGAGTCGGCGCCGGGCGCGATCGCGGCGCTCTTCGAAAAGGCGAAGGCGCGCGGGAAGATGACGGACGGCGACGTCCGGGCGGCCGTCGCCCGGGTCCGGGTCGCGGCGGATCTTTCGGACGCCGCCGGGTCGGCGGATCTCGTCGTCGAGGCGGCGCCGGAATCTCTCGAGATCAAGAGCGCGATCTTCTCGGAGCTCGATCGCCGGGCGCCGGCCGCGATCCTCGGGTCGAACACCTCCTCCCTCTCGATCGGAAAGATCGCCGGGGCGACCGGGCGCCCCGAGCGGGTCGTGGGGATCCATTTCTTCAATCCCCCGCTCGCGATGCCGCTCGTCGAGATCGTCGTCGGGCCCCGGACCGATGCCCGGACCGTCGACGCGGTCCGCGCGTTCGTCGGCGCGCTCGGGAAGGAATCGATCGAGGTCCGGGACTCGCCCGGGTTCGCGACCTCCCGGCTCGGGGTCGCGCTCGGGCTCGAGGCGATCCGGATGGTCGAGGAGGGCGTCGCCTCGGCCGCCGACATCGACCGCGCGATGGAGGCGGGTTACGGCCACGCGATGGGGCCGCTCAAGACGACCGACCTCGTCGGCCTCGACGTACGGCTGGCGATCGCGGAAGCCCTCGCCCGGGAGCTCTCCGACGAGCGCTTCCGTCCGCCGGAGCTCCTTCGCCGGCTCGTCGCCGAAGGAAAGACCGGAAAGAAGGCGGGCGAGGGGTTCTACCGGTGGGAAGGGAACGAAGCGCGCCCCGTGTCGCGCCGCGGCTGAACCGAAGCGCTCAGCTCTTCGGGGAGACCGGCCCCGCCGTCTCGGGCGCCGCGCCGGCCGCGACCGTCCCCGCCAGCACGAATGCCGAGCAGAGGAACGCGATCGCGAAGAAGAGCGTCGAGATCGCGTGATAGCGGCGGAAGAGGAACCCTCCCGGATCGCTCTCCGGATGGAGGCGGATCCGCTCCATCGTCGGAATCACGACCACTCCGATCGCCAGGGCCGACACGAAGCCGAGCGCCGGAACGCGCCGGAGGAGCGCGCCGGCGCCGCTCTTCGCGGGCGCGGCGGCGCGCCCGGTCGTGAAGAAAAGCACGGCGAACGCGATCTCGAGCAGGCGGCAGAGCGAGCGGAGAATGGCGGAAATCAGGGCTCCCGCCGCCGCGCGCTCCGGGACGAGCCGAAGCACGGCGGGGGCCACGGCGGCCGTGAACGCGATCGGGGCGGCGAAGGCGACGGCGAGCGCCGCCAGGTGAACGGCGGCGACCGCGCGCCTCAGGCGGCCTCCCCCGCGAATTCCACCGAGACGCGCGGGACCAGGCCGGCATCGGCGGCCCGCCCGAGGAAGAGCTCGATCGCGCGGCGACCCCGCTCTCCGTACCCCCGGGTCCAGTCGTTCACGTACATCCCGACGAAGCGGTCGGCCCGTTCGCGGTCGAGATCGCGCGCGAACCGCATCGCGTAGTCCAGGGCTTCCCGGCGGTGCGCCAGGCCGTACGCGATCGACTCTCCGAGCACGGCGGACACGGCCTGAACCGTTTCGGGGCCGAGGGCCTTTCGGATGACGTTGCCGCCGAGCGGAAGCGGGAACCCGGTCTCCTCCCGCCACCAGG
It contains:
- a CDS encoding 3-hydroxyacyl-CoA dehydrogenase family protein, producing the protein MPPPEPPREIRRVLVVGAGTMGRGIAALCASRGFETAIHDPIPAALESAPGAIAALFEKAKARGKMTDGDVRAAVARVRVAADLSDAAGSADLVVEAAPESLEIKSAIFSELDRRAPAAILGSNTSSLSIGKIAGATGRPERVVGIHFFNPPLAMPLVEIVVGPRTDARTVDAVRAFVGALGKESIEVRDSPGFATSRLGVALGLEAIRMVEEGVASAADIDRAMEAGYGHAMGPLKTTDLVGLDVRLAIAEALARELSDERFRPPELLRRLVAEGKTGKKAGEGFYRWEGNEARPVSRRG